In Leisingera methylohalidivorans DSM 14336, a single genomic region encodes these proteins:
- a CDS encoding LysR substrate-binding domain-containing protein, translating into MRKEAKVQAENWLPAVPGSHSRLYGHSPLTSCNYCGSPVWNRIAALRNHQLRKYQLPALSQLHTFEAVSRRMSFTAAADELCLTQSAVSRQIKSLEEDLRRPLFRRRHRAIELTRDGQLLFEAVTRGLDEIAQCVNRLRTEGEAPQITVAASVAFSYYWLMPRLERFAERCPDVDLRVLATDQKVDPSKGDADVAVLYGDGNWQGVELRRLFGERVYPVCSPGYLHSHPELRRPSDLLDQTLLHLDGGGTIWGAVDWKVWLAQQGVTGQPVRRGIRLNSYPMVLQGAEAGRGVALGWSYITEAMLAGGQLVCPFESPLETRFSYYIGASSDTASNPAVTEFLQWMLEECAADPETFA; encoded by the coding sequence GTGCGGAAAGAGGCGAAGGTGCAGGCGGAAAACTGGCTTCCAGCAGTTCCGGGTTCACACAGTCGCCTGTATGGACACAGTCCCCTGACTTCGTGCAACTATTGCGGATCGCCGGTTTGGAACCGCATTGCGGCATTGAGGAACCATCAATTGAGGAAATACCAGCTGCCAGCGCTGTCACAGCTTCACACATTTGAAGCTGTTTCCCGGCGGATGAGTTTCACTGCCGCCGCTGACGAGCTCTGCCTGACGCAAAGCGCCGTGAGCCGCCAGATCAAGTCTCTAGAGGAGGATTTGCGCCGCCCGCTGTTCCGGCGGCGGCACCGTGCAATTGAGTTGACACGCGACGGGCAGCTGCTGTTCGAGGCCGTGACGCGCGGGCTGGATGAGATCGCTCAATGTGTAAACCGCCTGCGGACAGAAGGAGAGGCACCACAGATCACGGTCGCAGCATCGGTGGCCTTCTCTTACTATTGGCTGATGCCGCGGCTGGAGCGCTTTGCCGAACGCTGCCCGGACGTGGACCTGCGGGTTCTGGCGACAGACCAGAAGGTGGATCCAAGCAAGGGCGATGCGGATGTCGCGGTGCTTTACGGCGATGGAAACTGGCAGGGTGTCGAGCTCCGGCGGCTGTTCGGCGAGCGCGTTTATCCCGTGTGCAGTCCCGGCTATCTGCACAGCCATCCGGAGCTGCGCCGCCCCAGCGATCTGCTGGATCAGACACTTTTGCATCTGGACGGCGGCGGCACGATCTGGGGCGCGGTTGACTGGAAGGTATGGCTGGCGCAGCAAGGCGTCACCGGGCAACCGGTGCGGCGGGGCATCCGCCTGAACAGTTATCCGATGGTTCTGCAAGGGGCGGAGGCCGGGCGGGGTGTTGCCCTGGGGTGGAGCTACATCACCGAGGCAATGCTGGCGGGCGGGCAGCTGGTCTGCCCGTTTGAAAGCCCGCTTGAAACGCGTTTCAGCTATTACATTGGCGCATCCTCCGACACAGCCTCGAATCCGGCGGTTACAGAGTTCCTGCAATGGATGCTTGAGGAATGCGCGGCTGACCCCGAGACTTTCGCATGA
- a CDS encoding zinc-finger domain-containing protein, with protein sequence MSTEAPETKTVNSRKVACDGSEGALGHPRVYLHIPEEQGWVECPYCDCKFIYEDAAKAAE encoded by the coding sequence ATGAGCACCGAAGCGCCGGAAACCAAGACCGTGAACAGCCGCAAGGTGGCCTGCGACGGCAGCGAGGGCGCGCTGGGGCATCCGCGGGTCTATCTGCATATCCCGGAGGAGCAGGGCTGGGTCGAATGCCCCTATTGCGACTGCAAGTTCATCTACGAGGACGCGGCCAAGGCGGCCGAGTGA
- a CDS encoding DUF2798 domain-containing protein: protein MLPARFSPVLFALLLSGVMSCIVSGISTLRVSGAETFLSGWMTAWSFSWPIAFPTVLVVAPLVRRLVARLVRQPAQG from the coding sequence ATGCTGCCCGCCCGTTTTTCGCCCGTTCTGTTTGCGCTGCTGCTGTCCGGGGTGATGTCCTGCATCGTGTCGGGGATTTCGACCCTGCGCGTCAGCGGGGCCGAAACCTTTCTGTCCGGCTGGATGACCGCCTGGAGCTTCAGCTGGCCGATCGCCTTCCCGACCGTTCTGGTGGTGGCGCCGCTGGTGCGGCGCCTGGTAGCCCGGCTGGTCCGCCAGCCCGCTCAGGGCTGA
- a CDS encoding flavodoxin family protein, translating to MAELLIVYHSRTGGSRRMAEAAAESARGEIAAVLKRAEDTGPEDLLAADGYVFCAPENLAALSGQMKEFFDRCYYPVLGRLNGRPYAQMVCAGSDGENAARQCARIATGWRLKAVQEPLIICTHAQTPEAILAEKAIPEDQLERCRELGQALGAGLAMGVF from the coding sequence ATGGCAGAGCTGCTGATCGTCTATCACAGCCGCACCGGCGGCAGCCGCCGGATGGCGGAGGCCGCGGCAGAGTCTGCGCGCGGCGAGATTGCCGCCGTTCTGAAGCGGGCCGAAGACACCGGGCCGGAGGATCTGCTGGCGGCGGACGGCTATGTCTTCTGCGCGCCGGAAAACCTGGCGGCGCTGTCCGGCCAGATGAAGGAATTTTTCGACCGCTGCTATTACCCGGTGCTGGGGCGCCTTAACGGCCGGCCTTATGCGCAGATGGTCTGCGCCGGCTCGGACGGCGAGAACGCGGCGCGGCAGTGCGCCCGGATTGCCACCGGCTGGCGGCTGAAGGCGGTGCAGGAGCCGCTGATCATCTGCACCCATGCGCAGACGCCCGAGGCGATCCTGGCGGAAAAGGCGATCCCGGAGGACCAGCTGGAGCGCTGCCGCGAGCTGGGGCAAGCCCTGGGCGCCGGGCTGGCGATGGGGGTGTTTTGA
- the polA gene encoding DNA polymerase I — translation MSGTQFGKGCHLHLIDGSAFIFRAYHALPPLTRKSDGLPIGAVAGFCNMLFKQVEDNKGPDAPTHVAVIFDYSGKSFRNEMYDQYKANRPPAPEDLVPQFPLTREATRAFNIACKEVEGFEADDIIATLAHQARDAGGRVTIISSDKDLMQLVGGGVEMLDAMKNKRIDSDGVVEKFGVGPDRVVDVQALAGDSVDNVPGAPGIGIKTAALLINEFGDLETLLDRAEEIKQPKRRQTLIDKREQIELSKKLVQLDCSMELDFTLDDLEVMEPDAETLLTFLSEMEFRTLTKRLADQLGMDAPAIPEAPAAAAAAAAAPDSVPFDKEKYECVRDAAGLQAWVDRIRQRGWVAVDTETTGLDEMVVDLVGISLCVEPGEACYIPLAHKAGGDDLFGGEGLSEGQMPLEEAVAILKGVLEDPAVLKIGQNMKYDAKILHRYGVDVAPIDDTMLMSYALHAGMHGHGMDTLSERYLDHTPIPIKPLLGSGKSAITFDRVPIEDAVPYAAEDADITLRLWQTFKPQLHQERVTTVYETLERPLVPVLADMERNGIKVDRDTLSRMSNAFAQKMAALEAEIHELAGQTFNVGSPKQLGEILFDKMGIEGGKKGKTGAYATGADILEDLATEHDLPARVLDWRQLSKLKSTYTDALQDHINPDTGRVHTSYAQTGASTGRMASTDPNLQNIPVRTEEGRRIREAFVAEEGNVLLSLDYSQIELRILAHMAGIDALKQAFAEGQDIHAMTASEMFEVPLDEMTPEIRRQAKAINFGVIYGISGFGLARNLRIPRKDAQGFIDRYFERFPGIRRYMDQTVEFAKEHGFVQTLFGRKIHTAEINAKGPKAGFAKRAAINAPIQGTAADVIRRAMVRMPEAIAHLPARMLLQVHDELLFEVPESAVEETIETARRVMETAADPAVHLDVKLVVDAGRGQNWAEAH, via the coding sequence ATGAGCGGGACACAATTCGGCAAGGGCTGCCATCTGCATCTGATCGACGGCTCGGCCTTCATCTTCCGCGCCTATCACGCGCTGCCGCCCTTGACGCGCAAATCCGACGGGCTGCCGATCGGCGCCGTGGCCGGGTTCTGCAACATGCTGTTCAAGCAGGTCGAGGACAACAAAGGCCCGGATGCGCCGACCCATGTGGCGGTGATTTTCGACTATTCCGGCAAGTCGTTCCGCAACGAGATGTACGACCAGTACAAGGCCAACCGCCCGCCCGCGCCCGAGGATCTGGTGCCGCAGTTCCCGCTGACCCGCGAGGCGACCCGCGCGTTCAACATCGCCTGCAAGGAAGTCGAAGGGTTTGAGGCCGACGACATCATCGCCACCCTGGCGCATCAGGCGCGCGATGCCGGCGGGCGGGTGACCATCATCTCCTCGGACAAGGACCTGATGCAGCTGGTCGGCGGCGGCGTCGAGATGCTGGACGCGATGAAGAACAAGCGCATCGACAGCGACGGCGTGGTGGAGAAATTCGGTGTCGGCCCCGACCGGGTGGTGGATGTGCAGGCGCTGGCCGGCGACAGCGTTGACAACGTGCCGGGCGCACCGGGGATCGGAATCAAGACCGCGGCGCTGCTGATCAATGAATTCGGCGATCTGGAAACCCTGCTGGACCGCGCCGAGGAGATCAAACAGCCCAAGCGCCGCCAGACCCTGATCGACAAGCGCGAACAGATCGAGCTGAGCAAAAAGCTGGTGCAGCTGGATTGCAGCATGGAGCTGGATTTCACCCTCGATGATCTGGAGGTGATGGAGCCGGATGCGGAAACCCTGCTGACCTTCCTGTCGGAGATGGAATTCCGCACCCTGACCAAACGGCTGGCGGATCAGCTGGGCATGGATGCGCCGGCAATTCCGGAAGCGCCCGCCGCTGCGGCGGCCGCCGCAGCAGCGCCGGACTCCGTGCCGTTTGACAAGGAGAAATACGAATGCGTCCGCGACGCGGCGGGTTTGCAGGCCTGGGTCGACCGCATCCGCCAGCGCGGCTGGGTGGCGGTGGATACCGAAACCACCGGACTGGACGAGATGGTGGTGGATCTGGTCGGCATCTCGCTCTGTGTCGAACCGGGCGAGGCCTGTTACATCCCCTTGGCGCATAAGGCCGGGGGCGATGACCTGTTTGGCGGCGAGGGGCTGTCTGAGGGGCAGATGCCGCTGGAAGAGGCTGTCGCAATACTGAAGGGCGTGCTGGAGGATCCGGCGGTCCTGAAGATCGGCCAGAACATGAAATACGACGCCAAGATCCTGCACCGCTATGGCGTCGATGTGGCGCCGATCGATGACACCATGCTGATGTCCTATGCGCTGCATGCCGGCATGCACGGGCATGGCATGGATACGCTCTCGGAACGTTACCTCGACCACACGCCGATCCCGATCAAGCCGCTCTTGGGGTCCGGCAAATCGGCGATCACTTTTGACCGGGTGCCGATCGAGGACGCGGTGCCTTATGCCGCCGAGGACGCCGATATCACCCTGCGTCTGTGGCAGACCTTCAAGCCGCAGCTGCATCAGGAGCGGGTGACCACGGTTTATGAAACGCTGGAACGGCCGCTGGTGCCGGTGCTGGCGGATATGGAGCGCAACGGCATCAAAGTGGACCGCGATACCCTCAGCCGGATGTCCAACGCCTTTGCTCAGAAGATGGCGGCGCTGGAGGCCGAAATACACGAACTGGCAGGGCAGACCTTCAACGTCGGCTCACCCAAGCAGCTGGGCGAGATCCTGTTCGACAAGATGGGGATCGAGGGCGGCAAGAAGGGCAAGACCGGCGCCTATGCCACCGGGGCGGATATTCTCGAAGACCTGGCGACCGAACACGATCTGCCCGCGCGGGTGCTGGACTGGCGGCAGCTCTCGAAGCTGAAATCGACCTACACCGATGCGCTGCAGGATCATATCAATCCGGACACCGGGCGGGTGCATACCTCTTATGCCCAGACCGGGGCCAGCACCGGGCGGATGGCCTCGACCGATCCGAACCTGCAGAATATCCCTGTGCGCACCGAGGAAGGCCGCCGCATCCGCGAGGCCTTTGTCGCGGAAGAGGGCAATGTGCTGTTGTCGCTCGACTACAGCCAGATCGAGCTGCGCATTCTGGCCCATATGGCCGGGATCGATGCGCTGAAGCAGGCCTTTGCCGAAGGGCAGGACATTCACGCGATGACCGCTTCGGAGATGTTCGAGGTGCCGCTGGACGAGATGACGCCGGAAATCCGCCGCCAGGCCAAGGCGATCAACTTTGGTGTGATCTACGGCATCTCCGGCTTTGGCCTGGCGCGCAACCTGCGCATTCCGCGCAAGGACGCGCAGGGCTTCATCGACCGCTATTTCGAACGCTTCCCGGGCATCCGCCGCTACATGGATCAGACGGTGGAGTTTGCCAAGGAGCACGGGTTTGTGCAGACCCTGTTCGGGCGCAAGATCCACACCGCCGAGATCAACGCCAAGGGGCCGAAGGCCGGCTTTGCCAAACGCGCCGCGATCAACGCGCCGATCCAGGGCACCGCGGCCGATGTGATCCGCCGCGCCATGGTGCGCATGCCCGAGGCCATCGCCCATCTGCCCGCGCGGATGCTGCTGCAGGTGCACGATGAACTCTTGTTCGAAGTGCCCGAATCGGCGGTGGAAGAGACCATCGAAACCGCCCGCCGCGTGATGGAAACCGCTGCCGATCCGGCGGTGCATCTGGACGTGAAGCTGGTGGTGGACGCGGGCCGCGGGCAAAACTGGGCCGAGGCGCACTAA
- a CDS encoding FAD-dependent oxidoreductase has product MQSHAKVVIAGGGMMGVGLAYHLAEEGWKDVVLIEKGELTSGSTWHAAGQCPSFIGNYNMAKIHHYSNTLYPRLEEITGQPAGWHGCGGIRLATTQEEVDWFNYVAGFSANVGFHMEVIGPSRIKELNPWLETDGILAGAWTNMDGHVDPSSACNAMAAGARRMGAAIIRRNRVTDIRQLPSGEWQVVTEQGSITCEHVVNAGGCYAREVGLWVGLDTPITNMEHHYLVTEALDAFKTWEGELPVMRDPATAGYYRQEQKSGLVGIYEHYGAKEAWGHRGGFPEWGSENELFEGDIDRIAPWLEQAFERMPVFAEAGIKRIINGAIPHTPDGNPLAGPAPGLRNFWQCCGSSIGIAQGAGVGKYLAQWMVHGDSEINMACVDPRRFGGFADQAYTRAKSFEDYHEMFVTPLPGREAAAGRDVRTTPLYEPLKAKGAVYSQVFGWERPKYFAPEGFVEDLQFRRNNTFGIVAGECRAVRQRVGICDLSSFAKFDVTGPGAEALLHRLTANKLPKKQGGITLTHVLSGNGRIIGEWTITRLADDRFYVLTGAGAELQALDQLSAAGEDVAVTNVTDDFGMLVVAGPKARDVLQPLTEADLSTPSFRWLSGQEITIAGVALRALRVNYVGELGWELHAPMTQLAELYSAIWQAGEPHGISDFGLHAVNSLRMEKAYHGMNTELTSEITLIEAGSSRFYAPDKGAFQGRAATELVRQQGIATKLVYGEVDADNCDIYGGEPVMQGDKVVGVCTSGGFGHATGKSLGFAYVDPEAAGGLEVVILGERKAFTLLDAPVWDPTNERQKA; this is encoded by the coding sequence ATGCAGTCTCATGCAAAAGTGGTGATCGCCGGCGGCGGCATGATGGGGGTGGGCCTGGCCTATCACCTGGCCGAGGAGGGCTGGAAAGACGTGGTGCTGATCGAGAAAGGCGAGCTGACCTCCGGCTCGACCTGGCACGCGGCAGGCCAGTGCCCCAGCTTCATCGGCAATTACAACATGGCCAAGATCCACCATTATTCCAACACGCTGTACCCGCGGCTGGAGGAGATCACCGGCCAGCCCGCAGGCTGGCATGGCTGCGGCGGCATCCGGCTGGCCACCACGCAGGAAGAGGTCGATTGGTTCAACTATGTCGCCGGGTTCTCGGCCAATGTCGGCTTCCACATGGAAGTCATCGGCCCCAGCCGGATCAAGGAGCTCAACCCCTGGCTGGAGACCGACGGCATTCTGGCCGGTGCCTGGACCAATATGGACGGCCATGTGGACCCGTCGAGCGCCTGCAACGCCATGGCTGCCGGGGCGCGCCGGATGGGGGCCGCGATCATCCGGCGCAACCGGGTGACGGACATCCGCCAGCTGCCTTCGGGCGAATGGCAGGTGGTGACCGAACAGGGCAGCATCACCTGCGAACATGTGGTCAATGCCGGGGGCTGCTACGCCCGCGAGGTCGGGCTGTGGGTCGGGCTGGATACGCCGATCACCAATATGGAGCACCATTACCTCGTCACCGAAGCGCTGGACGCGTTCAAGACCTGGGAGGGCGAATTGCCGGTGATGCGCGACCCTGCCACCGCCGGGTATTACCGGCAGGAACAGAAATCGGGCCTTGTCGGCATCTACGAGCACTACGGGGCCAAGGAGGCCTGGGGTCATCGCGGCGGCTTCCCGGAATGGGGCAGCGAGAACGAGCTTTTCGAAGGTGATATCGACCGTATCGCGCCCTGGCTGGAACAGGCCTTCGAGCGGATGCCGGTCTTTGCCGAGGCCGGGATCAAGCGCATCATCAACGGCGCAATTCCGCACACGCCCGACGGCAATCCGCTGGCCGGGCCCGCGCCCGGGCTGCGCAATTTCTGGCAGTGCTGCGGCTCGTCCATCGGCATCGCCCAGGGCGCGGGCGTCGGCAAATACCTGGCGCAATGGATGGTGCATGGCGACAGCGAGATCAACATGGCCTGCGTCGATCCGCGCCGCTTCGGCGGCTTCGCCGATCAGGCCTATACCCGCGCCAAGAGTTTTGAGGACTATCACGAGATGTTCGTGACCCCCCTGCCGGGGCGTGAAGCCGCCGCCGGGCGCGATGTGCGCACGACACCGCTCTATGAGCCGCTCAAGGCCAAGGGCGCGGTCTATTCTCAGGTCTTCGGCTGGGAACGTCCAAAGTATTTCGCGCCCGAGGGCTTTGTCGAAGACCTGCAATTCCGACGCAACAATACCTTCGGCATCGTGGCCGGGGAATGCCGTGCGGTGCGGCAGCGCGTGGGCATCTGCGACCTGTCCAGCTTTGCCAAATTCGACGTGACCGGACCGGGAGCAGAAGCGCTCTTGCACAGGCTGACAGCCAACAAGCTGCCGAAGAAGCAAGGCGGTATCACCCTGACCCATGTCCTGTCCGGCAATGGCCGGATTATCGGTGAATGGACCATTACCCGTCTGGCCGACGACCGCTTCTACGTGCTGACTGGCGCGGGTGCCGAATTGCAGGCGCTGGACCAGCTCAGCGCCGCCGGGGAAGATGTGGCGGTGACCAATGTGACCGATGATTTCGGCATGCTGGTTGTGGCCGGCCCCAAGGCTCGCGACGTGTTGCAGCCCCTGACCGAGGCGGACCTTTCTACGCCCTCCTTCCGTTGGCTGTCGGGGCAGGAGATTACCATCGCGGGCGTCGCCCTGCGCGCCCTGCGCGTGAACTATGTGGGCGAGCTGGGCTGGGAGTTGCACGCGCCGATGACCCAGCTGGCGGAACTCTACTCTGCCATCTGGCAGGCCGGCGAACCCCACGGCATTTCCGATTTCGGCCTCCATGCGGTGAACAGCCTGCGGATGGAGAAAGCCTATCACGGCATGAACACGGAACTGACCAGCGAAATCACCCTGATCGAGGCCGGCAGCTCCCGCTTCTATGCCCCGGACAAAGGCGCGTTTCAGGGGCGTGCAGCAACCGAACTTGTCCGCCAGCAGGGGATCGCCACCAAACTGGTTTATGGAGAAGTCGATGCGGACAATTGCGACATCTACGGCGGCGAGCCGGTGATGCAAGGGGACAAGGTGGTGGGCGTCTGCACCTCGGGCGGTTTCGGCCATGCCACCGGCAAGAGTCTC
- a CDS encoding ABC transporter ATP-binding protein has protein sequence MTSDAIRIEALRKIYKGRKGQPEKHALNDVDLTVPRGSVFGLLGPNGAGKSTLINILAGLVRKTSGKVSIWGFDQDANPRQSRAAIGVMPQELNLDPFFTPRGALEVQAGLYGVPKSERHSDEILRMIGLEDKAEAYARTLSGGMRRRLLLGKALVHHPSVLVLDEPTAGVDIELRQMLWENIRKLNAQGMTIILTTHYLEEAEEMCDEIAIISQGAVVARDSKASLLGRLDAKAMVVHPAAPVAGLPQGAGIEAELREDGAVVLRYRSRSTSAEEVLAAVHAAGISIRDVKTEEADLEDVFLSLTKSA, from the coding sequence ATGACAAGCGATGCAATCCGCATTGAGGCTTTGCGCAAAATCTACAAGGGCCGCAAAGGCCAGCCGGAGAAACACGCGCTGAATGATGTCGACCTCACGGTGCCGCGCGGGTCTGTCTTTGGCCTTCTGGGGCCCAACGGTGCCGGCAAGTCGACGCTGATCAACATTCTGGCAGGCCTGGTGCGCAAGACGTCGGGCAAGGTATCGATCTGGGGGTTTGACCAGGACGCAAACCCGCGCCAGAGCCGCGCCGCCATCGGCGTCATGCCGCAGGAGCTGAACCTGGATCCCTTTTTTACCCCGCGCGGCGCGCTGGAGGTGCAGGCGGGCCTCTACGGCGTGCCCAAATCCGAGCGCCACAGCGACGAGATCCTGCGGATGATCGGGCTGGAGGACAAGGCAGAGGCCTATGCCCGCACCCTGTCGGGCGGTATGCGGCGGCGGCTCCTTCTGGGCAAGGCGCTGGTGCACCACCCCTCGGTGCTGGTGCTGGACGAGCCGACGGCGGGCGTCGATATCGAGCTGCGCCAGATGCTGTGGGAAAACATCCGCAAGCTCAATGCCCAAGGAATGACCATCATCCTCACCACCCATTACCTGGAGGAGGCCGAGGAGATGTGCGACGAGATCGCGATCATCAGCCAGGGCGCGGTTGTAGCGCGGGATTCCAAGGCCAGCCTGCTGGGCCGGCTGGATGCCAAGGCCATGGTGGTCCATCCTGCGGCGCCGGTGGCCGGGCTGCCGCAGGGCGCAGGCATCGAGGCCGAGCTGCGCGAGGACGGCGCCGTGGTGCTGCGCTACCGCAGCCGGTCGACCAGCGCCGAGGAGGTTCTGGCCGCGGTCCATGCGGCAGGCATCAGCATCCGCGACGTGAAGACCGAGGAAGCCGATCTGGAGGATGTTTTCCTGTCGCTGACGAAATCGGCGTGA
- a CDS encoding hydroxypyruvate isomerase family protein, with product MPRFAANISMLFAELPYPDRFQAAAAAGFEAVEILYPYELAAKETQRALLAHGLELLLINAPPPNYTGGMPGYAALPEGVDRFQRDIRRVLRYAEVLKAGKIHVMAGYTKGAAAQRTFVQNLQWAADRAPEQHFTIEPLNSGDQPGYFLDDYNLAMAVLEEVDRPNVGLQYDAYHAQMIHGDAAKVWEIFGRHAAHVQIGAAPGRCEPGTGPVDFQELFAAIDASGYDGWISAEYTPSTRRTEDSLGWMR from the coding sequence ATGCCCAGATTCGCAGCCAACATCTCGATGCTGTTTGCCGAGCTGCCCTATCCCGACCGGTTCCAGGCCGCTGCGGCGGCAGGGTTCGAAGCGGTGGAAATCCTTTATCCTTATGAGCTTGCGGCCAAGGAGACCCAGCGCGCACTGCTGGCCCACGGGCTGGAACTGCTGCTGATCAACGCGCCGCCGCCCAACTACACCGGCGGCATGCCCGGTTATGCAGCCCTCCCCGAGGGCGTCGACCGGTTCCAGCGCGACATCCGCCGGGTGCTGCGCTATGCCGAGGTGCTGAAGGCCGGCAAGATCCACGTGATGGCAGGGTATACCAAAGGTGCTGCGGCGCAGCGGACCTTCGTGCAGAACCTGCAATGGGCCGCCGACCGGGCGCCGGAACAGCACTTCACCATCGAGCCTCTGAACAGCGGCGATCAGCCCGGCTATTTCCTGGATGATTATAATTTGGCGATGGCAGTGCTGGAAGAAGTGGACCGTCCCAATGTCGGTCTGCAGTACGACGCCTACCACGCCCAGATGATCCACGGCGATGCGGCCAAAGTCTGGGAGATCTTCGGCCGCCACGCCGCGCATGTGCAGATCGGCGCCGCCCCGGGCCGCTGCGAACCGGGCACCGGGCCGGTGGATTTCCAGGAGCTGTTCGCCGCCATCGACGCCAGCGGCTATGACGGCTGGATCAGCGCCGAATACACGCCCTCGACCCGGCGCACCGAAGACAGCCTCGGCTGGATGCGCTGA
- a CDS encoding trimethylamine methyltransferase family protein — protein sequence MPATATRKPNRRGRNKSEAAPAAPPVSPGMTGGRYRPLSLAEMERIHALVLQLLADLGLSQLTPSLEARAVAAGCQVDETGRLRFPRALVEDVIARTRRKFTLHGIDPAHDIEIGGRRVHAGTGGAAPTIMDFHSGKYRESTVSDLYDVARLVDRMDNIHWYHRSVVARDTHTILDLDINTTYACLSGTAKSIAVSYTDSASVRAVMPMLDAVAGGEGKFRERPFCTAVCCHVVPPMRFATESCDALEAAVEAGMPILLVAAGQAGATAPAALAGAVAQACAEVLAGLVLCNIIDPNCRGIFATWPFVSDLRTGAMSGGSGEQALLSAACAQMAGFYDLPNSVPAGMTDSKLPDIQAGGEKGYTISLAAHAGASMIHECAGMHGSLMGTSFESYVLDNDLIGAILRTVRGIEVSADTLSFDVIRGVVLGEGHYLGHPQTFARMKTDYLYPAIADRRSISEWEDAGARDAREVARDKVQTILADHYPRHIPEALDQQLRDNFNIILPRARMFGGNGVW from the coding sequence ATGCCAGCTACCGCCACCCGAAAACCGAACCGCCGGGGCCGCAACAAATCCGAGGCCGCCCCTGCCGCCCCGCCTGTCAGCCCCGGGATGACCGGCGGCCGCTACCGCCCGTTGAGCCTGGCGGAAATGGAGCGCATCCATGCGCTGGTGCTGCAGCTGCTGGCCGACCTCGGATTGTCGCAGCTCACCCCCAGCCTGGAAGCCCGGGCCGTTGCGGCAGGCTGCCAGGTGGATGAGACCGGCCGCCTGCGCTTTCCCCGGGCGCTGGTCGAAGATGTGATCGCCCGTACCCGGCGCAAGTTCACCCTGCACGGCATCGACCCGGCGCATGACATTGAAATCGGCGGCCGCCGGGTGCATGCGGGCACGGGTGGCGCGGCGCCAACGATTATGGATTTCCACAGCGGCAAGTACCGCGAAAGCACCGTCTCCGACCTCTATGATGTTGCGCGGCTGGTGGACCGGATGGACAATATCCACTGGTATCACCGTTCGGTCGTGGCCCGGGACACGCATACGATCCTCGATCTGGATATCAACACCACCTACGCCTGCCTGTCGGGCACCGCGAAATCCATCGCCGTCAGCTACACCGACAGCGCCAGTGTCCGCGCCGTGATGCCGATGCTGGACGCGGTGGCGGGCGGCGAGGGCAAGTTCCGCGAGCGCCCCTTCTGCACCGCTGTCTGCTGCCACGTGGTGCCGCCGATGCGCTTTGCCACCGAAAGCTGCGACGCGCTGGAGGCGGCGGTGGAGGCGGGCATGCCGATCCTGCTTGTGGCTGCAGGCCAGGCCGGGGCGACTGCACCTGCCGCCTTGGCCGGGGCCGTGGCGCAGGCCTGCGCCGAAGTTCTGGCCGGTCTGGTTCTGTGCAACATCATCGACCCGAACTGCCGCGGCATCTTTGCCACCTGGCCCTTCGTCAGTGACCTGCGCACCGGTGCGATGTCGGGCGGGTCGGGCGAGCAGGCGCTGCTGTCTGCCGCCTGCGCGCAGATGGCCGGTTTCTACGACCTGCCGAATTCGGTCCCTGCGGGGATGACCGACAGCAAACTGCCGGACATCCAGGCGGGCGGAGAGAAGGGTTACACCATTTCGCTAGCCGCCCATGCCGGGGCCTCGATGATTCACGAATGCGCGGGTATGCATGGCAGCCTGATGGGCACCAGCTTTGAGAGCTACGTGCTGGACAACGACCTGATCGGCGCCATCCTGCGCACGGTCAGGGGGATCGAAGTCAGCGCGGACACGCTCAGTTTCGACGTCATCCGCGGCGTTGTACTGGGCGAAGGCCACTATCTCGGCCACCCCCAGACCTTTGCCCGGATGAAGACGGACTATCTGTACCCCGCGATCGCGGACCGGCGCAGCATCAGCGAGTGGGAGGATGCCGGCGCCCGCGACGCCCGCGAGGTGGCGCGGGACAAGGTGCAAACGATTCTGGCGGACCACTATCCCCGTCACATCCCCGAAGCCTTGGACCAACAGCTGCGCGACAACTTCAACATCATTCTGCCCCGCGCCCGGATGTTCGGCGGCAACGGCGTCTGGTGA